The Peromyscus leucopus breed LL Stock chromosome 4, UCI_PerLeu_2.1, whole genome shotgun sequence genome segment cctcctgaaGTTTAACACCACACCCGGCTGGACTCATGTCCCTATGCTCTCGATGGTCACAAGAGGACAAGCTGCACAGCCGTAGACTTTCCTTCTTTCCACTTCTCCAGTCCTTAGTGTTATTCCCATCCACACAGATGCACTGCAAAGCGTCAGTGAAGGAGCCTGATTTCACAGGCAGCCATTAGCCTCTAAGAGAAAGGACTGTTTTAGGGTCACTATGGGGAGGAATGAGATTAGCCTACAGATCTGTTCTGTTTATTCCTCTACTTACTGGCCATGGCAGCCCAGGGAGACAGCCAAGGGCTGCACAGACAAGGAGCAACTTAAGAGGATGCCCTTGGAAGGAGACGGCAGTTTTTCTAGAGTGCCTGACTTGGTGAAACCATCCTTGTGGTTCATGGGGTTCCAGTCACACTTCTACGCACAAAGCCTGAGTGGGGCTCATCTTAATGATGTCAGGAGCAAGAGTAACTTATGAAAGCGGGGTGCTTGAGAAGAATGGCCCTTCTAGGAGTCATTTAGTCCTATGATGGCTCAAACTCTTATGAGTTTGTGCATTAACATAAAAAGGACAGTGGAAGACCGGCAACATGAATTCTGTATTGACATTTGGTTCTTATAATAACATCCAAAATGCGTTCTGTTCTTATAGCGCTGTGACCGGGACTGCATCGGGTGAGGGTTTATGTTGCCGGAGTCTCCCTTggaagtggggaggagctggTGATGATAGAGACACACTGATTTCTCCTTGGGACCTATATGCAGCTGGATGGAGTACTGCAGCAGGCGCCTTGGCTCTgacaagggctggggatgcaaCCCCAGCGGGCCTGAAAACACATGGGCAGAGCGCTCTGCCCTGAGTCCACGAGAGCACAGGCACTGACGGGGGTAGTGGTGGCAGCTCCAGGAGAGCGGAAGGGAGGCTGAGATGTCACATTCTTGAGGCCTTCACAGGTACATGTCATCGTAGCCCGGTGGGGGGAGATGGTCTGGGTTAGGTCTGCAATGGAAAGAGGGTCTAGTGAGTTGGAGGGATGGGGGCTGAGTGCACAGGAAACATGCCCTGCAGAGAGGAGGCCCACAGAGTGACATGGAGCTGAATCATGAACTCTATGGCCTGGGTCTAAATCTTACTTTGGCTCAAATACCCATTCTCCAGGCGTTGCCCTTCTCATCTGTAAAAGGACTATGGGCCCAAGCAtctcttcctctgagtcctcccTGGGAGGTCAccaagtgtgctggctagttttatgtcaacttgatacaagctacgGCCATCTGAGAGGCAATGCCTCCACAAGATCGgaatgtaggcaagcctgtacagcattttcttaatcagtggtTGATGGGAGAGATTAGCTCATTGTGAGCGGGACCATCCCTGGAATAGTGGTGTTGGTTAccattagaaagcaggctgagcaagtcactaAAAAGCacctcttcatggcctctgcatcagctcctgcctccaggttcctgctctctctgagttcctgtcctgactcccttcgaTGATGAACACTGATGTGGAATAAACCCTTTAcaccccaagttgctttgttcagtttcatcacagcaatgataacTCTAAGACGCCAAGGGAAGGAGGTGAAGAGAGAACTCCTGGAATGCTCTAGGGAGGCAGTGGTGGTAACTGTGCCTGGAGTCAGATACCTGGGCTGCAATGCTGAACTAAGCCAAGCTGAGCTGCCATCAAATCCCACCTTTCAGCATACCTGAATGAATACCTACCCAGATGGGCTGGTCCCAATGGGTCCAAAGGGGTCAAAGCGAGCTCCTGGGGGCACAGCACCAGGGGGAAGCCGGTTTGGGAGGCCTGAGGATGGGTCAATAAGTGCTCTTGGGAAGCCAGATCTCAGGGGATCCACAATCATGCCACCTCTCTGACacctgagacaggaagaaagctgGGTAAGCAGCTGCAACAGGGACTTACTGCCCTTGAAGAAGGGAGACAAGCACAGAGTGAACTGCAATTGACCAGGATGGCTGCTGTAGTTGGTCGAAGCAGACCCGAGATCAAGCAAGAAGTAAACAAGAACACAGTGCATACAAAGTGTGTACTGCGGGTGCTGAAAGGGCCTGCAGCAGTACAGGAAGTTCTGCAGGATTTCCCGAGCCACAGAGTTGAGATCACTGCCATGTCTTACAACCGATGGGGTCAATTGGTCAAGAACGGGAGCTGGAATTGGCCAGGATCAATACAGAACTGTCAGACTCTACAGAGTATTACTCTGTATCTAGGAATAATAACATCATGCCCACCCATGATGTGGTTTTGCTATTTCCTTGAGGGCCTCAGTACAGTTGCTGATAGCCTGTGGGTTGCCCAAGCCTTGCTCCTGACATTCTTTGTCCCTCACTGAGTTCTATGGACCTGACTTCATGAACTCCAACTGGGATGAATAGGCTAATGTTCCTCACATGCTGAGGTCACTGTTTGAGCAGCTCTGCAGAGCTGAGTGAGTCCTACTATCTAAAAATGAGATCAAAGTGGGGTCACTCTTCAGCAGGAGTTAAACCTCCTCTGACTCACTCGAGAGCAGAGCACAGCTGAGGCTGCAGAATGAATCTGCTGGATGCAGGACGAGAATCTGAGGATACAGTGGGGCTTAGAGATTAGACTCCCTCTGTGGGTCTGGTGAGGTAACCAGCAACAGCCCGGAGCGGCTGCTCTACAGCCTGCAGCCCACTGTGCGCTTTTCTTTCTGCATCTGATAAACCCTCATGACTCTTAGCCAGGTATGGCAGAGCACCGAGAGCAGCAATGATTCCTCAGCCATTCAGCCCCTACCTCCTTCACTCCAAAGGAAGGCTGATGAAAACTCTAAAATTAGATGAGTTGGGCTGCAAGCCACTGAGCAAGTCCAACTGCTGCCACCTCCCCAGAAATACTCACCCAAAGGGGTCTAGGTCTTCTCCCCCGACAGCAAATGGGCTCAGGGGATCACGCCTGAAACAAACAAGGACAATTACCACAATTCCCAGAGCAGCCAAACACCGAGGCTCCCAGGGGCCTAAAGCTGATGCCAGTGGGTGCACCAGGAACACCAGACAAGGCAGAGACTCTCACACGATCACAACATACGGAATACTTGGAAGTGGTCCTTAGCAGAGATTCACACTGATCCTACTAAACTGGAAATTACGTGGAAAAGAGCTGAACAAAAGTTAAAACTGGATGGGAGGGCtggggaagatggttcagtggttaagagcaccggctgctttttcagaggacctgggttcaattcccagcaccacatgatggctcccaaccatctgtaactccagtttcaggagatgtGATGCCCttgtctggtctccacaggcacaaggcatgcacatggcacacaaacacatagcCCAAACACccatcatacataaaataaataaaagaatcaaaagttgaaactgaggcagcagagatggctcagcagctaggaGAACAAACTGGTCTTACAGAAGACCTATGTTCGGCTCCCAGCACCCTcatcacaaccacctctaactccagctccaggggatgtgacaccctcttctggttccaCTGCCACCTGCATGCATGAACTACACATAAATTTACACAGgtacagacacataaaaataaattaatctttaaaaagttaaaataatgaaGGGCCGAGTCTGAATAAAGACAAACTATTAAATAACCACAGATACATTCTACTTTGTTCATACTTTGTTAAAGTTCTTATATTTTTACATAAGATTCAAAAACTTTTGATACATGAAATATTACTTCAAAACCAAAACCCGACAGCTAAAATGTCACAGCCTCTCAGGTGAGGTGAGAGCGGCTTGAGAGCCTGAGTGTGGTGTCGCGCTCCCTGACCTGCTTATCACGGCCCTTGCATACTTATAGCACCACTGTCTACTGTGAATCTTTGAACTGCAGCTTGCTGGATGGCCACCGGCCATAAACCTCTGCAATCTCTAAtatcttctcctttcccttcaaaGGATCACGTTCTTCCTTCTCTGAGAAAGCTCTGGAGCAAAACTGAGAATGAGTAAAGAGTATAAACAAAGGTTCCTAAGAAACCAGAATGTCCATTTTCCTTCTGGACCAGtgtgggaagaagaaaataaacaaggccCACCCCAGTAACTTATGTACTCAGACTTTCATGGCTGTTTGCTACAAGGCCAACACATCAAGAACTCATTCTGCATGACGTGGGAATCCATTTAAAATACACAACACAGGACCATCATGCTGTTCACTGCTTCTATGGCTGAGGCTCAGTCCTAATGTActccagagattaaaaaaaagaaaagaaaaaggaaaaggaaaaagaaacactgtGTACATGGTCCTGAACTCTTGGGCACAGAAATGCAGAGGACTCCCTTCTAAACAGTTATGGTGGCCCGGCAAGTTGGGGAGACCTCAGGACTGTCAGGGTTGTGTGTTCTGGATTTGGAGTAGGACATTTTATACCAGGCTGGCAGGGACCTGTCACATGTCTCTGCATCCCCAACTTTTAAGACACTAAGTTTGACAGTAACACCCAATAAGGCACAATGATGGTAACCACACTTGAGGAGAATAAGGGACCTGTTGCTAGGAAAGGCTTGGACCAACAGTGACCACCACTTATCAAGAACCTGCTCTGTCAGGTGTGTACTAAACTTagttctttagtttttaaaaaattcattttaaattttaattttaaataggtAATGCATCCCTTATTTTCAAAATTGACAAGTCAAAAAATATACTCAGGTTTATATCTTGGGCTAGATGTGTTGGAAttcagatttttccattttattttggaaaGGCTCAATGGATACACCAAGAGGTGTATTTAACACATTCAAGAGGATCCTGTAACTAGTATCCTATTATTTATGCAAAAAATGGATATTGACCCTGAAGTAGGGTAAGTGAAGACACAAAAGCTTTCATGCTTCTTCAGGTTAGGCACCAAGCTTTGCAGGCTGTTGAGATAGCTTGGTAGGATAAGGCATCACTGTtgagcctggtggcctgagtttgatcccctggtcctacacagtagaaggaaagaactctgCAAGATGTTCTCtgcgtacacacacataccatactaaatgtaataaaaatttttaaagatacatttggTTTCCAGAGTTCTATTTCAGAACTGTAGATAAAAAGATTATTAATGTGTAATGgttttaaaaatctcatattCTTGTTGCCCACCAGACAACTGACAACATCTTGGAtacattattttttcctctttggtaTGAAGAATCCCTCCAAATGGGATCTGTAAAGCCAGGCCAGAAGTCATGAGTTCCTTCAGCTTGTTTTTATTGTGCAAAgtttttcttcctccttaaaTTGTgatagctttgctgggtatagtagtctgagttggcaggttttatttttcagagccTAAAATATATTATTCCAAGCCCTCCTggctttttaaagtttctgtctAGACATctgatgttattctgatggatttgcCTTTCTGTGACTCAGTGTTTCTCTCTTGCCACTTCCAATATACTTTGTTCTATTTAGTGTTTCAACTATAACATGGCATAGGGGAGGTTCTTTCCTGATCTTATGTTCTAAGTGCCTGGCATGAAAAACATACATGGGCATTTTTGTCCCTCTCTAGATCTGGgaaattttctatgattttattattattgaaagtGTCTTTTATGCTTTTATCagaatttcttctccttcttctataccCATAACTCAAAGATTTGGCTTTCCCCCCGCCATAGTTTCTCATTGTATGAATGTTCTAATTTCTTTACcctagtggttctcaatctgtgggtcatgacccctctgagTTAGGTGGGGATGTTGAATGATCCTTTTACAAGGGCTGTCCAAGACCAGTGGAAAACAGGtatgttacaattcataacagtagcaaaattagctatgaagtaacaacaagaataattttatggtggaggggtcaccacacatgaggaactgtagtaaagggctGCAGCAATAGGAAGGCTGCTCTACCCTGTACTCAAACCCTGACATTCTGGTCTCTCATTGATTCTTTCTATCTGTGAGACATTTTACACAGCCTTTTGTCTGACTGACTGACAATTCTTTCTCCAGActaaaaatattgatttaattttctggtctccatgattTCTGATGAGAAACACTCACTGACATTCTTATTTCTGCATAAGCAATgcattttctttagttgtttacagatgtttttctttgtatttaaattttagcAGTTTATATGTCCAAGCACTGACTTTTTTGGGTTCACATTGTTTAGATTTGCCAAGCTTTCTAGATCTTTTGCCAAATCAAGCAATCTTCTAGCCACCATTTATCCAGTATACCTTCTTACTGCAGTCTTTATCCTCTCCCAAGATTCCCACAGCCATATTACTAGGTCTTCTATAATTGTTCCATAAGTTcccaaaactttatttttaaatcttttctttgggattggagagatggctcagtgattaagggcctttgctgctcttgcagaggacttgggttcagtatCCAGTACccaagtgacagctcacaactgtctgctgtgagaccccagttccaggggatctaatgacTTCTAgcttctgtgagcactgcatccatgtggtgcacacccacacacgcaGCCAAAATGctcacacatattaaaaaaaatatttttcctctgCAGTTGGGTTAGGGCTCTAAATTCTGGCTCCAATACTGGTgctgagctggacatggtggtgcactcctataatcccaactCAGGGAACAAAGGCAGAAGAATCCTGaggttctgaggccagccttggttgTATAGGGAGAcactacctcaaaaacaaacccaacaaacCATGTCCATTGTGTTCTAAAGCCTTTGCAATACCACTAAGCTCTGTACTACATGTGTGGTGTCCAGCAGCCTGTCCAGCTGGATGGTAGGCTCTCCTGCAGTTCTGCTCTTGAAATGCTGGAATGACTCTTTAAACTCAAGTATATTTGTGTAGTCTGCAAGTGAGGCCAGAAGCCCATCTACTGCTTGTGGGAGCCTTTCTGAATTCTTGTCTCTGTGGTCTTTTTTGGCACGCTCTATTTCCATGGGGGGAGATCCCCTATTTTTGTCCTTTGTTTAGTCGCAGTGCTCTGTAACTGTGCCGATGTCCATATCAAGTGGCACCAAGGCAAAGGGAGGAAAAACCACACTGTGTGTCTGATAATCTTTGGTGGTGGGTGGTAGCATTCTGAGGCagtcaccatgtagcccaggctggagctGAATTTGGAATCCTGTCTCagcttccggagtgctgggattccaggccacACCTGGCTCAGCCTTATACTCTAGAGACATTGAGTCTTCCCACTAGAAAGAAGGTCTTCTTTCTCAGTTGTAGGTGTCTACAGACGGAAGTCTAGAGTgcaaagggatggagagaaggctaGAAGTACAGGGCTGACCTGAAACACCCAGTCCGGGCCAGTCAACTTCCTCGATTTCAGACTGTACAACATCAGGCAGACAGTGGTGAATTAATTCACTGCCTGAAAATTTGGTGGTACTTCAGATTCTGCCATTCTCCAATCTACTCCCCAGTCTGAGCTAGCTTTAACTTCCACACATTTTCTTCTACGAGAAGATGCTGACTGCCCCCCTCTGCCTGCCCATTGTAGGATGGAAGCATCGGGAGCACATGACTTGTTCTTgtcagcagagagaaagaagctgCACTCAGGAGCCTCCACGGCACTGGGGCTGGAGGGTGAGATTGGGTCTTTTAACATGATAAAATTTAGGTAAGACTTTGAACTTAAGTTGATGCACAAATGGTGCAAGGCTCTCGGACCTTGAGGGAAGGAAGTGCATCTTTTATTTAGGAAGCCAGAGACAGACTGCAGTAGGTACAATCCGGGCCCTATCAGAACTCTACACCCTCTGCCCCAGAACCTGTGACTTGAGTGAACAAGTGCTCCTGTGGCTGCTCTGACACACAGCACAGCTGCTCTCACAAGGGGAGATGATCTGAGTGATCATCTATAACCTACCCACAGCGGCTGGTGGCAGAGGAGGTTGGCAAAAGGAGAGACCGGAAGCACAAGGACCTGATACACGGCAGCTGCTCTAAtggtggagggcagaggaagaaatGCAGAGGTGAGGTGAGGAGAGGCAGGGCCCTCCACTTCAAACCACCGGAGGCACACTGTTTCCTAGGGCCTCCAGAAAGGACTAGATCCCCGCTGAGACTTTGCTTTGAGCTTCTCATACCCGGAGCAGTTTGGCTGAGTATATCCATATTTCTGATCTATAGAACAGTGACATAAATAGGTATCATTTTAAACAACTTGTTATGCAGCAATATAAAACTTGTCTATGTGTACTGCAAATGTGTTTGCCTGACTGGGCTTACAAGTGTCATGGGGGACAATATTTTTTCCTAAggaattaaacaaataaacaaaatgaactaccacctaaaacctgagaccAACTCCAGCATTGGCAAGGACAGGGGAGTGATACTGGGGTATAGTGGGAAGATGAATCAATACAACTGTTTGGGTGTATCAAAATCCTTAGAAACAGACTGAGTCTTTAAGATAGCAATTCTTCTGTAACGTATGATGAGACTATTTAGAGGTAGGCTCCAAGGTACATGCAATGTGTCTCCCGAGTCTACATTAGCTGTGGctgctgtcttagtcactgttctattgctgatgaaacaccatgaccaaggcgacctataaaagaaagcgtttTATTTGCCTTATGGTTTcggagggttagagtccatggtggTTGAGCAATGGAAAAGCTGAGAGCCCCACATCTTGATCCATAaccacagcagaaagagaaagagcactGGGAATGGcgcaagtcttttgaaacctcaaagcctgcccccgtgacacaccccctccaacagggccacaccccctaatccttcccgaACAGTCCCACTGACTGGGAACctttccattcaaaccaccagagtaGCCCAGAAAAGAAACCATTAAACGAGACATCTTCTAATGAAAACCATCTTTTTACTTGAAAGAATAACAGAAAGACTGTGGTTATTCAGACTTGATTATATATTTGACACTTTCTCCACAAGAAGAGACCTGTTACCTCAAAGAAAACAATGGATTGTATATGTTAtcaattagaaaatgaaatttttaagtaaaaactaGCAAATTGGTAAAGTATTCACCATTTGCATGACAAAAATCCAAGTACTTTTCTGAATTTAGTAATAGtttcaaatgttatttttgatatttttaaataaaacatactaGTTTTTAGCAGATGTATGTATCTTGGAATTAGTATTTcccaaatgttcaaataaatgATCTTCCAATATAATGGATGAAAAGAGCCATTCAAAGGGCTTGACAGATGAGCAGATTTTAAtgcaacagacacacagaaagtctgTGAGTCTTCACACCACAACTAACAGGTAAAAATTACTACTTGTCAATCAGTGCTTAGTATAACAGCAAAGAATAACCACAAAAAGTATTTAGAAAGGTCACTACTCTATTgttggaacacagtccaagaatggagtcatgtgacctcagtttcttcaaaacacggAATTGTTCTTGCAATGTGGTTTTGTGTTCTCCCCAGGTGTAGTGGACAGGAGCGAGCTgacttcagctgttgttattcatacgcctctatggaaaaacatgttttgccacgtgtggcttgtccttgtgattgaacACCTTACTCAtctgactcttcttaaccctcagagtaaaAACTGTCTGATTCTCTGAATAAAGTTGCCTAACGCATGAGACTCGTCCACCTCATTTTTAGGCCCTTTTCTCTCAGGTTCATGCTGCCAACTAGAGCAGTAACATTCTATCACTCTTTACTCCAAAAATCCATGTGACCCTTCAACAAAACCCACATCACTGAATGCAGAAGCAGAAATAAGAATCTAgctggaatatagctcagtggtagagtgcataTTTATTAACTTGTATGGggccttgggttccatctctagtaccagagaaaggaaaagaaaaaggggggaatcCAAATactaggagagggaaggaagtgaaCAGAATCTAgttatcttcttttttaaaaaatgtatttaatttcttattatggtgtgtgtgtgtgtgtacatacagatACAGAATTAGGGAGTGTTCATGGCTACTCTCAATGAAAACCTGAAATGCTTGAAATACTCCAAGCATTCAGATAAATCACAGCATACCAGCAAAATAAAGTATCAGATACTAAAAAAAGGCATATTTAGCATTTTACTAAACAGAATAGTAAGAAGATGCAGAACATGAACTGTTAAAAATCACATGTAAAGACAAACTGATAAGgatcaaaaataaatttagaatgaCCTAAATAAGGGCTTTACACTGAAGATTTACTTTTAGTGATGCTGGATAAGCACaggaaaaatttattttcaggaCAAAGGACACGATCTTAGGCAGACAATTTCCTACCTACAGACAGATGGAGCCAACATAAGGGGTTAGATTCATAAGACCAACAATAAAAGGTTAGGCTTAGatagaaagacaaaataaaaaactcaacACGTACAACCTTCCCTTTATCGGATAGTTTTTAGTAATTTAGAGTTTAGGAGAGCAAAGCCCTTATCCACCTGGCATTCTCCATTACAATGGACTGACCTCTCCAGCTCTTAGCTGAATACATCCAATATCCCTGACAAGCCCCAGACAGGCCACTCCACACTTAGGGAAATAAATCCACGTGTGAGGGCAGATTGGTGGTTTCTAGGTGTTAGGCAGGTAAAACGCAGGTGTGGACAGTGAGAAGTGAAGCACGGGTCTGTGTCATGTGTGAAGGGCAGAGATCCCAGCTCTGTTAAAGCTGTTCAGTGATGGGTAGCACTGCGTCAGGCCTAGAGACTGCCCAGCACTTACTCTTAAATCTTGCAAGCATGCTcactgagaccacagccagagcACTTGGTGGGAGTGAAGACACCTGGACCCCAACCTCTACTCTGCCTCTTCATTAGTGGCTGGTGACCTTAGGCaggccatcttgccagtcccctTCCATGAAATAAGCGGGTAACAGCATAAGCAGTTCCTAGGCATTTCAAGTAATTTTTGTTGTTCTCCATTCTCTCTACAGGATCCAATATTTTAGAAGAGTTCACCCAACTGACTTGCCAATTATTAATTATAAGATTTTAATTGATGAATTATGTCAACTAACCAAAACGTACAACTATACTGTACGCTCCAGACTAGGACATGCTGTCTCAGACAGAGACTACAGTCCCCTGGTCTTTGTCCCCTCCATCAGAGTAGTCTCTAGGACTATTGTTGCTAAACTAATCTGCAAAGATCTTGGACATGACTCCTTCATATAGCAGCTATTTTGGCCATCTTCTGAAGCTGTCTGTCAGTGGTGAAGGTATACAACAAGATGCAGTGAAATAGAGAAGACACTGGGCTGCCTCTCCTTCAGGGTGGCACTTCTGTCCCTAAGCATTCTCCCCAAAAGTCTcactcctacccccccccccccagtaactGTGATTCACCTGGGCGGCAGCTCCTGACCCTTGCTGATGGAGGGGCTGTGTGGTTTCTAGAAATAAGGCAGGCAGCTTAGGAAGCTGCACAGTCAGAGAAACTAGCAGCAGCACCAGCACGCATTGATCTAGTCATGCTTCTGTTTTCTACCTCCGCACACCAAGACTTTCAACAATTCTGCTGAAGACACTTGGAGGCCAGGGAGGGGTCAAGCAGAAGAATGGGATGGACAGTGGGATCCCCCCACAGACTCATGGGTTGGCCACTAGGGGCTCCATACTCACCAAGGAGGCTGCCGGGTCGTGTGAGGGTAGTGTGAAGGAATCCGGAGTGGGTCCACCTCTCTGGCAGTGGCAGGTGGCAACTCTCGGTGGGGACTGCTTGCACGAGCCTTCTCCCACTGCTCATGGATAGGTGTGAGAATTCCAGATCGGATCCGAGACCGAAGCTCCTCACTATTCTTGTAGGTCCTACGGGAAGAAGACGAGGAGTCAGCTTCCTGCAGCTGGCTGCTAATCTTGTGCACAGTAGTCTGGTGGCAGGGGTGGCGGCCCTGAGAACTTTTGGCCTTGCGCTTGGCCTGTTTACTATGGTGGGAACGGGCCGTCCGGCGGACCTGGGTGAGGGGGGCAACAGCCCGGCGCTGTCTCCGAGATTTGGGCCTAACTTTCTTAGGCATCTGAGTTGCCCCTCCTCGTTTACCACCCCATTAGAAAGAGGGGAAGGTAGGGCACAGGGCCTGGACTGACTGCTCCTTATCCCCACGCCACCCCTCCCTCAGCTTCATTATGTGTTCATCACATGTCATGGGAAGGGTCATGGAAGGCACAGGCTCAGTGCGAGGATGAACCAGGATCCTGGTCCTGGGGCGGAGGCAGGGTTCTGGAGCTCAGGTCAGCCACATCCTGGGAAGGCTGCCCCTCCTAGGCTTCCTTTCTTGCCTGTGAGAAATAAGCAACATGAGCTACAGCTGAGGTGTGGTGGCCAGATGAGACAGCAGCAAGTGGGCAGGACTCTAGGGCTCCTTAAAAagtggcattttaaaaatgaaccatGTTCTGGTCCATAAAGCAAACTCCACACCTGAAGTCCTACAGAGTGTGTTCCCTGGTCGATATGGGAAATATGGAACCACATTAGAACTTAAAAGAGAAGTCTTTGAGTTTGTGGAACTCAGGCACTTCCACATAATGTAGGGATCAAAGAGAAAAAATTGGACCCATactgtggtgatctgaatgatatgtccccatagtctcaggcatttgaatacttggtcccagttggtggcactatttgggtaGATTTTGGAGGTGTGGTCCTGCAAGAGGAAGTGTGTTGCTTGGGTGAGTTTCAAAAGCCATGCCTCATTCTCAATTTACTCAGAttcctgcttgtggttcaagatgtcaGCCTTCAACATCCTGCTCCAGCCTGCTGCTTGTGGCCATGCTTCCTCCCCAGGATGGACCCCCTACCCCTCCGGAATCATAAGCCCAAATCAATTCTTCTATAAggt includes the following:
- the LOC114705541 gene encoding proteasome inhibitor PI31 subunit isoform X2, with protein sequence MCWTYKNSEELRSRIRSGILTPIHEQWEKARASSPHRELPPATAREVDPLRIPSHYPHTTRQPPWRDPLSPFAVGGEDLDPFGCQRGGMIVDPLRSGFPRALIDPSSGLPNRLPPGAVPPGARFDPFGPIGTSPSGPNPDHLPPPGYDDMYL
- the LOC114705541 gene encoding proteasome inhibitor PI31 subunit isoform X1, producing the protein MAGLEVLFASAAPAISCPQDALVCFLHWEVVTNGYYGLGTGDQPGPSDKKSELLPATWNSNKELYVLRYESKDGAKKLLLKAVSVDNVMIINVLEHGTQQVADLTLNLDDYIDAEDLSDFHRTYKNSEELRSRIRSGILTPIHEQWEKARASSPHRELPPATAREVDPLRIPSHYPHTTRQPPWRDPLSPFAVGGEDLDPFGCQRGGMIVDPLRSGFPRALIDPSSGLPNRLPPGAVPPGARFDPFGPIGTSPSGPNPDHLPPPGYDDMYL